In the genome of Streptococcus mitis, one region contains:
- a CDS encoding dipeptidase, giving the protein MSKLQQIVTYLESEKLDVAVVSDPVTINYLTGFYSDPHERQMFLFVLAGQEPLLFVPALEVERASSTVSFPVVGYVDSENPWQKMKHALPQHDFKRVAVEFDNLILTKYHGLKTVFETAEFENLTPRIQRMRLIKSADEVQKMMVAGLYADKAVHVGFDNISLDKTETDIIAQIDFAMKREGYEMSFDTMVLTGDNAANPHGIPAANKVENDALLLFDLGVLVNGYASDMTRTVAVGKPDQFKKDIYNLTLEAQQAALEFIKPGVTAHEVDRAAREVIEKAGYGEYFNHRLGHGIGMDVHEFPSIMEGNNMVIEEGMCFSVEPGIYIPGKVGVRIEDCGVVTKDGFDLFTSTSKDLLYFD; this is encoded by the coding sequence ATGTCTAAATTACAACAAATCGTAACATATCTTGAATCAGAAAAACTAGACGTCGCTGTCGTATCTGACCCCGTCACAATCAATTACCTCACTGGCTTTTACAGTGATCCCCATGAACGCCAAATGTTCCTTTTTGTCCTAGCGGGTCAGGAACCCCTCCTCTTTGTCCCAGCCCTTGAGGTTGAGCGTGCAAGCAGCACTGTTTCCTTCCCAGTTGTGGGCTATGTGGATTCTGAAAATCCATGGCAAAAAATGAAACATGCTCTTCCACAGCACGACTTCAAACGCGTTGCTGTTGAGTTTGACAATCTCATTTTGACAAAATACCATGGCTTGAAAACAGTCTTTGAAACTGCTGAATTTGAAAACCTCACTCCTCGTATCCAACGCATGCGCCTCATCAAATCAGCTGATGAAGTGCAAAAAATGATGGTTGCAGGTCTCTATGCGGACAAGGCTGTTCATGTTGGTTTTGACAATATTTCTCTTGATAAGACCGAGACAGATATTATCGCTCAAATCGACTTTGCCATGAAACGTGAAGGTTATGAAATGAGCTTTGATACTATGGTCTTGACTGGTGATAATGCTGCAAATCCACACGGCATCCCAGCAGCGAATAAGGTTGAAAATGATGCTCTTCTCCTCTTTGACCTTGGTGTTCTAGTAAACGGCTACGCGTCAGATATGACTCGTACAGTCGCTGTCGGTAAACCTGACCAATTCAAGAAAGATATTTACAACTTGACTCTTGAAGCCCAACAAGCTGCTCTTGAATTTATCAAACCAGGTGTGACTGCCCATGAAGTAGACCGCGCTGCCCGTGAGGTCATCGAAAAAGCTGGTTACGGCGAGTACTTCAACCACCGTCTCGGTCACGGTATCGGTATGGATGTCCACGAATTTCCATCTATCATGGAAGGAAACAACATGGTCATCGAAGAAGGCATGTGCTTCTCTGTTGAACCAGGTATCTATATCCCTGGTAAAGTCGGTGTCCGTATCGAAGACTGCGGTGTTGTTACCAAGGATGGCTTCGACCTCTTTACAAGCACCAGCAAAGACTTGCTTTATTTTGATTAA
- a CDS encoding hydroxymethylpyrimidine/phosphomethylpyrimidine kinase (catalyzes the formation of 4-amino-2-methyl-5-diphosphomethylpyrimidine), whose protein sequence is MKNNRILALSGNDIFSGGGLSADLATYTLNGLHGFVAVTCLTALTEKGFEVFSTDDTIFQHELDSLRDVEFGGIKIGLLPTVSVAEKALDFIKQRPGVPVVLDPVLVCKETHDVAVSELCQELIRFFPHVSVITPNLPEAELLAGQEIKTLEDMKVAAQKLHELGSPAVIIKGGNRLSQDKAVDVFYDGQTFTVLENPVIQGQNAGAGCTFASSIASHLVKGDELLPAVENSKAFVYRAIAQADQYGVRQYEANQNN, encoded by the coding sequence ATGAAGAATAATCGTATTTTAGCACTTTCTGGGAATGATATTTTTAGTGGTGGTGGTTTGTCAGCTGATTTGGCTACCTATACCTTGAACGGCTTGCATGGCTTTGTAGCAGTGACTTGTTTGACAGCCTTGACAGAAAAAGGATTTGAAGTCTTTTCAACTGACGATACCATTTTTCAACATGAATTAGATAGTTTGAGAGATGTGGAGTTTGGGGGAATTAAAATCGGTCTTCTACCAACTGTCAGTGTGGCTGAGAAAGCATTAGACTTTATCAAGCAGCGCCCAGGTGTGCCTGTGGTATTGGATCCTGTCTTGGTCTGCAAGGAAACGCACGATGTAGCTGTAAGTGAACTCTGCCAAGAGTTGATTCGCTTTTTCCCTCATGTCAGTGTGATTACGCCTAATCTTCCTGAAGCAGAATTATTAGCTGGTCAGGAAATCAAAACCTTGGAAGACATGAAAGTTGCAGCGCAGAAATTGCATGAATTAGGATCGCCAGCAGTCATTATTAAGGGAGGCAATCGCCTTAGTCAGGACAAGGCTGTAGATGTCTTTTATGACGGACAAACCTTTACAGTCCTAGAAAATCCTGTCATCCAAGGCCAAAATGCTGGTGCAGGTTGTACCTTTGCCTCAAGCATTGCCAGTCACTTGGTTAAAGGTGATGAACTTTTACCAGCAGTAGAAAATTCAAAAGCTTTCGTTTATCGTGCCATTGCACAAGCAGATCAATATGGAGTAAGACAATATGAAGCAAACCAAAACAACTAA
- a CDS encoding pseudouridine synthase codes for MTRYKATISYDGYAFAGFQRQPHARSVQEEIEKTLTRLNKGQAITVHGAGRTDSGVHALGQVIHFDLPYQMDEEKLRFALDTQSPEDIDVISIELVADDFHCRYAKHSKTYEFIVDRGRPKNPMRRHYATHFPYPLDVERMQIAIKKLEGTHDFTGFTASGTSVEDKVRTITEASLTVDETGQFLTFTFSGNGFLYKQIRNMVGTLLKIGNNRMPVEQIDLILEKKDRQLAGPTAAPNGLYLKEIRYEE; via the coding sequence ATGACTAGATATAAAGCAACTATTTCCTATGATGGTTATGCCTTTGCTGGCTTTCAGCGCCAGCCTCATGCGCGTAGCGTTCAGGAGGAAATTGAAAAAACCTTGACTAGATTGAATAAGGGGCAAGCCATTACTGTTCACGGTGCTGGTAGGACAGATAGTGGGGTTCATGCCCTGGGACAGGTCATTCATTTTGACCTGCCCTATCAGATGGATGAGGAGAAGCTCCGTTTTGCTTTGGACACCCAGTCTCCTGAAGATATTGATGTGATTTCGATTGAGCTTGTGGCAGATGATTTTCATTGCCGTTATGCCAAGCACAGTAAGACCTATGAGTTTATCGTGGATAGGGGGCGTCCCAAGAATCCTATGCGCCGTCACTATGCGACTCACTTTCCCTATCCACTCGATGTGGAACGCATGCAAATTGCAATCAAAAAGCTAGAGGGAACCCATGATTTTACCGGTTTTACAGCCTCTGGAACTAGTGTAGAAGACAAGGTTCGCACCATTACAGAAGCTAGTTTAACAGTCGATGAGACAGGCCAATTTTTGACCTTTACCTTTTCAGGAAATGGTTTCTTGTATAAACAGATTCGCAATATGGTGGGGACGCTGCTCAAAATCGGAAATAATCGTATGCCAGTGGAGCAGATTGACCTGATCTTGGAGAAGAAGGACAGGCAACTTGCAGGTCCCACTGCAGCACCAAATGGTTTGTATTTAAAGGAGATTCGTTATGAAGAATAA